A single region of the Halorussus gelatinilyticus genome encodes:
- a CDS encoding SDR family oxidoreductase, with amino-acid sequence MDLGLDGNSALVTASSSGLGRASAKALAAEGADVALCARGEEKLEDAKEEIDAAGDGDVVAVPTDITDPDEIEALVDATVSEFGGLDHVVTSAGGPPSGPFLDTTERDWYEAYDLLVMSAVWLTKAAHPHLAESDAGTVVNVTSTSVREAIDGLVLSNAVRRGVIGLMKTQAREFAPEIRVNAVLPGAHETPRIEELVEAAVERGEYDTYDEGLAAWADDIPLDRVGQPRELGDAVAFLSSERASFVNGVAMPVDGGRLRS; translated from the coding sequence ATGGACCTCGGATTGGACGGTAACTCCGCACTGGTAACGGCGAGTTCGAGCGGTCTCGGCCGCGCCTCGGCGAAGGCGCTCGCGGCCGAAGGCGCGGACGTGGCGCTCTGTGCGCGCGGCGAGGAGAAACTGGAAGACGCGAAGGAGGAGATCGACGCGGCTGGCGACGGCGACGTGGTGGCGGTTCCGACCGACATCACCGACCCGGACGAAATCGAGGCGCTGGTGGACGCCACCGTCTCCGAGTTCGGCGGTCTCGACCACGTCGTCACCTCGGCCGGCGGCCCGCCGAGCGGCCCGTTCCTCGACACGACTGAGCGCGACTGGTACGAGGCCTACGACCTGCTGGTGATGAGCGCCGTCTGGCTGACGAAGGCGGCCCACCCGCACCTCGCGGAGAGCGACGCTGGCACAGTGGTCAACGTCACTTCGACCAGCGTCCGGGAGGCCATCGACGGACTGGTCCTCTCGAACGCTGTCCGGCGCGGCGTCATCGGCCTGATGAAGACCCAAGCCCGCGAGTTCGCGCCCGAGATTCGCGTCAACGCGGTCCTCCCCGGCGCACACGAGACGCCCCGAATCGAGGAACTCGTGGAGGCCGCCGTCGAGCGCGGCGAGTACGACACCTACGACGAGGGGCTGGCGGCGTGGGCCGACGACATCCCGCTCGACCGCGTGGGCCAGCCCCGCGAACTCGGCGACGCGGTGGCGTTCCTCTCCAGCGAGCGCGCGAGCTTCGTCAACGGCGTGGCGATGCCGGTAGACGGCGGCCGACTC